A region of Myxococcus stipitatus DSM 14675 DNA encodes the following proteins:
- a CDS encoding 1-deoxy-D-xylulose-5-phosphate synthase, with protein sequence MAELLARIASPSDVRALPEADLPHLCAELREDIIAICGKVGGHLGASLGAVELIVALHRVFHSPTDAILFDVGHQAYAHKLLTGRRELMHTLRQAGGVAPFLDPRESPHDALLAGHSCTAVSAALGMLEGRRLMGHRGHVVAMLGDGGLTGGLTFEGLNNAGGSLLPLVVVLNDNQMSISANVGAIPSLLRTRGARDFFQGLGFTYLGPVDGHDLDALIRALREARASNRPVVVHALTLKGKGFPPAEADAQTRGHAMGPYEWRDGKLVRSRGGHRTYSEALASALEDAMARDPRVVAVTPAMLEGSALNALKARFPDRVHDVGIAEQHAVTFCAGLAAAGARPVCCIYSTFLQRAYDQIIHDVCLPGLPVVFAVDRAGLVGADGATHQGTYDVASLRPLPGLTLWAPVVGEDFAPLLATALEAPHPSVIRFPRGTLPSLPTEVRVDAAPVRGARWLVRAEKPRLTVVTLGPLGLAALEAARQEPGWSVLDARGLSPLDETALLEAASCGAVLVAEEGTVRGGLGSALLELYAERGASPRVRVLGMPDVFMPHGDARVQRAELGLDAAGMVRAGRALLEGRGP encoded by the coding sequence ATGGCCGAGCTGCTGGCGCGTATCGCTTCTCCATCGGACGTCCGGGCGCTGCCCGAAGCGGACCTGCCGCATCTGTGCGCGGAGCTTCGCGAGGACATCATCGCCATCTGCGGCAAGGTGGGGGGGCACCTCGGCGCGTCGCTGGGGGCCGTGGAGCTCATCGTCGCGCTCCACCGCGTCTTCCACTCGCCCACGGACGCGATTCTCTTCGACGTGGGGCACCAGGCCTACGCGCACAAGCTGCTCACCGGGCGGCGAGAGCTCATGCACACGCTGCGGCAGGCGGGCGGCGTGGCCCCCTTCCTGGACCCGCGTGAGAGTCCGCACGATGCGCTGCTGGCGGGCCACTCGTGCACGGCCGTGTCCGCGGCGCTGGGCATGCTCGAAGGGCGTCGGCTGATGGGGCACCGGGGCCACGTGGTGGCGATGCTCGGTGATGGCGGGCTCACCGGCGGCCTCACGTTCGAGGGACTGAACAACGCGGGGGGCAGCCTCCTGCCGCTCGTGGTGGTGCTCAACGACAACCAGATGTCCATCAGCGCCAACGTGGGCGCCATTCCCTCGCTGCTGCGCACTCGGGGCGCGCGCGACTTCTTCCAGGGGCTGGGCTTCACGTATCTGGGGCCGGTGGACGGGCATGACCTGGATGCGCTGATTCGGGCGCTGCGCGAGGCTCGGGCGTCCAACCGTCCCGTGGTGGTGCATGCGCTGACGCTCAAGGGCAAGGGCTTCCCCCCGGCGGAGGCGGATGCCCAGACGCGCGGACACGCGATGGGCCCTTACGAGTGGCGCGATGGCAAGCTGGTGCGCTCGCGGGGGGGGCATCGCACGTACAGCGAGGCGCTCGCGTCGGCGTTGGAAGATGCCATGGCGAGAGACCCTCGCGTCGTGGCGGTGACGCCCGCGATGTTGGAGGGCTCGGCGCTCAATGCGCTCAAGGCTCGCTTCCCGGACCGCGTGCACGACGTGGGCATCGCCGAGCAGCATGCCGTCACGTTCTGCGCGGGGCTCGCGGCCGCGGGAGCCCGGCCGGTGTGCTGCATCTACTCCACGTTCCTCCAGCGCGCGTACGATCAGATCATCCACGACGTGTGCCTGCCGGGCCTGCCCGTGGTCTTCGCCGTCGACCGGGCCGGGTTGGTGGGCGCGGATGGCGCCACGCACCAGGGCACCTACGATGTCGCGTCGCTGCGGCCTCTCCCGGGACTGACGTTGTGGGCGCCCGTGGTCGGCGAGGACTTCGCGCCCCTGCTCGCGACGGCGCTCGAGGCGCCTCATCCCTCCGTCATCCGCTTCCCGCGAGGCACGCTGCCTTCGCTGCCCACGGAGGTGCGGGTGGACGCGGCGCCGGTGCGCGGTGCCCGCTGGTTGGTGCGCGCGGAGAAGCCTCGGTTGACGGTGGTGACGCTGGGGCCGCTGGGGCTCGCGGCGCTCGAGGCGGCTCGACAGGAGCCCGGGTGGAGTGTGCTCGATGCGCGGGGCCTGTCTCCGCTGGACGAGACCGCGCTGCTCGAGGCCGCTTCGTGTGGCGCCGTCCTGGTGGCGGAAGAGGGCACGGTGCGCGGAGGACTGGGGAGCGCGCTGCTGGAGCTCTATGCGGAGCGGGGGGCATCTCCTCGTGTCCGAGTGCTGGGCATGCCGGACGTGTTCATGCCTCATGGTGACGCGCGGGTGCAGCGTGCCGAGCTGGGGCTCGACGCCGCGGGGATGGTGCGCGCGGGGCGGGCGTTGCTGGAGGGGAGGGGACCGTGA
- the bacP gene encoding bactofilin BacP, with the protein MATPKELSNDIVNNTVVGPSILISGRLTGDEDLTVRGRVEGELTLSRTLIVEPSGVVKANVAVRNAIVSGVVVGNINATESVELTREGRMVGDIHAPRVIIVDGASFRGRVDMGDVEPGRLPSERPVVARPTAVTRPTTAPARPSTVPARPSTPTPPRPPPPPAATRPSAPTPTTPARPASKPLPPPPPPRVESRPVAPPVEQTTSAEPPTPFSVGAGAKKKVVVKKKTR; encoded by the coding sequence GTGGCCACCCCGAAGGAGCTGAGCAACGATATCGTCAACAACACCGTGGTGGGGCCTTCCATCCTCATCAGCGGTCGGTTGACGGGCGATGAGGACCTCACGGTTCGAGGCCGCGTGGAGGGCGAGCTGACGCTCAGCCGCACCCTCATCGTGGAGCCGTCGGGCGTGGTGAAGGCCAACGTCGCGGTGCGAAACGCCATCGTCAGTGGCGTGGTGGTGGGCAACATCAACGCCACGGAGAGCGTGGAGCTGACCCGCGAGGGACGCATGGTCGGGGACATCCACGCCCCGCGCGTCATCATCGTGGACGGCGCCAGCTTCCGCGGCCGTGTGGACATGGGTGACGTGGAGCCCGGCCGTCTGCCGTCGGAGCGCCCGGTGGTGGCGCGTCCCACCGCGGTGACGCGTCCGACGACGGCCCCCGCGCGTCCCAGCACCGTTCCCGCGCGCCCCTCCACGCCCACGCCGCCGCGTCCGCCGCCGCCTCCCGCGGCCACGCGCCCGTCGGCGCCGACGCCCACGACTCCCGCCCGCCCCGCGAGCAAGCCGCTGCCGCCGCCTCCGCCCCCTCGGGTTGAGTCGCGTCCGGTCGCCCCGCCCGTGGAGCAGACGACTTCTGCCGAGCCGCCAACGCCCTTCTCAGTGGGTGCTGGCGCCAAGAAGAAGGTCGTGGTGAAGAAGAAGACCCGCTAG
- a CDS encoding polyprenyl synthetase family protein — translation MAHFDLDTFLRTQQARVESLLLERAERLASSGAPPRLVESMRYSLMAGGKRLRPVLCLAFADTVARATLVSPLSGDAACALEFIHTYSLVHDDLPAMDDDDFRRGRPTNHKVYGEAMAILAGDGLLTEAFALLAHGPEPVRGALCGELAVAAGAAGMVGGQVLDTAEDRPAQLDYLVRMHRLKTGALIRAACRMGVLAGGGDAEALVRAQMYGDAVGLAFQIADDVLDVTATREELGKPAGADAEAGRFTFPAVVGLEESRRMAKEQVAQAVEAVRPLEGEDGPLAALARYVVERKF, via the coding sequence TTGGCCCACTTCGACCTGGATACCTTCCTGCGGACTCAGCAGGCGCGGGTGGAATCGCTGTTGCTCGAGCGCGCGGAGCGGCTCGCGAGCTCCGGGGCGCCGCCTCGGCTGGTGGAGTCGATGCGGTACTCGCTGATGGCGGGAGGCAAGCGGCTGCGGCCGGTGCTGTGCCTCGCCTTCGCGGACACGGTGGCGCGGGCCACGCTCGTGTCGCCGCTGTCCGGGGATGCGGCGTGTGCGTTGGAGTTCATCCACACGTACTCGCTGGTCCATGACGACCTGCCGGCCATGGACGATGACGACTTCCGTCGCGGGCGGCCCACCAACCACAAGGTGTACGGCGAGGCGATGGCCATCCTCGCGGGCGATGGGCTGCTGACGGAGGCGTTCGCGCTGCTCGCCCACGGGCCGGAGCCCGTGCGTGGCGCGCTGTGCGGGGAGCTCGCGGTGGCAGCGGGTGCCGCGGGCATGGTGGGCGGGCAGGTGCTCGACACGGCCGAGGACCGTCCCGCGCAGCTGGACTACCTGGTGCGCATGCACCGGCTGAAGACGGGCGCCCTCATCCGCGCCGCGTGCCGCATGGGCGTGCTCGCGGGTGGCGGTGACGCGGAGGCGCTCGTCCGCGCGCAGATGTATGGCGATGCGGTGGGGCTGGCGTTCCAGATCGCCGACGACGTGCTCGACGTGACGGCCACGCGCGAGGAGCTGGGCAAGCCCGCGGGCGCGGACGCGGAGGCGGGGCGCTTCACCTTCCCGGCGGTGGTGGGGTTGGAGGAGTCGCGGCGGATGGCGAAGGAGCAGGTGGCCCAGGCCGTGGAGGCGGTGCGGCCCCTCGAGGGCGAGGATGGTCCCTTGGCGGCGCTCGCGCGCTACGTGGTGGAGCGGAAGTTTTGA
- a CDS encoding bactofilin family protein yields MANTVIGSSIVIDGEISGDEDLVIQGTVKGKISLKESLYVEGSGVVEADIETQNVEIGGKVTGNIVASDKVELKTDCRVVGDIKAPRILIADGASFKGNVDMDMKER; encoded by the coding sequence ATGGCGAATACGGTCATCGGTTCGAGCATCGTCATCGACGGAGAGATTTCCGGAGACGAGGACCTGGTCATCCAGGGCACCGTGAAGGGGAAGATCTCCCTCAAGGAGAGTCTCTACGTGGAGGGCAGTGGCGTCGTCGAGGCGGACATCGAGACGCAGAACGTGGAGATTGGCGGCAAGGTGACGGGCAACATCGTCGCCAGCGACAAGGTGGAGCTGAAGACGGACTGCCGCGTGGTGGGCGACATCAAGGCGCCGCGCATCCTCATCGCCGACGGAGCCTCCTTCAAGGGCAACGTCGACATGGACATGAAGGAGCGCTGA
- the bacN gene encoding bactofilin BacN, whose translation MATGETGIIGKGIVIKGSLTGGGDLVIEGRVEGQIALKNHLTIESTGKVQADIRAEELTINGEASGNIDASTRVAINASAKVAGDIKAPRIVIEDGAVFNGSIEMDVRLPDDI comes from the coding sequence ATGGCAACGGGTGAAACGGGCATCATCGGCAAGGGCATCGTCATCAAGGGAAGCCTCACGGGTGGTGGGGACCTTGTCATCGAGGGACGGGTGGAGGGGCAGATTGCCCTGAAGAACCACCTCACCATCGAGAGCACCGGCAAGGTGCAGGCGGACATCCGGGCCGAGGAGTTGACCATCAACGGCGAGGCCAGCGGCAACATCGACGCCTCGACACGAGTGGCCATCAACGCTTCGGCCAAGGTGGCCGGCGACATCAAGGCGCCGCGCATCGTCATCGAGGACGGCGCCGTGTTCAACGGCTCCATCGAGATGGACGTCCGGCTGCCGGACGACATCTGA
- a CDS encoding ATP-binding protein, with amino-acid sequence MQAEQRGRVLVVAGKESGDALMERLTASGYHCATAERESGLAELADALQPEVVLLSVTAKRAGELLESLRRVERLQRLPVVVDVGRSRSAEAFKRLAVDDWIRGADEVVPRLEAALRAGRLKDREERVRLRMGMLLEITQAATSSLELEEILRIAVDKVGRVTGTDRCSVVLVEGSHARTGKVVATQEDPSLVQLDIEVARYPELRRALETREPVLIEEAQRDPLMAEVRTSIVPLGVKSILVQPLICQDDLLGALFLRVSRMDASFGRDEQEFTQAVAGVLANSIRNARLHTAVKKKREDLEMAYVERYHELLEANRRLKELNRLKDEIIAVVSHDLRAPLQVLLGHGRLLLEGPLESQQKQSAEAMIRQGKKILGLVESLLEKGKGEAARLSIEPRVLDVAQLCRDAVNELEILAAERNVVLRADCPDSLMLIGDEVKLHEVLQNLITNAIHHARAAGEVVVSTRRLGRPDGDAAKVTVQDDGVGIPQDELHLVFDRYRHGGKGTGLGLAICKEFVELHGGEIWAESPPEHGCLFVFTLPLAQEAPRNPRPPVATATLHEQPRVLVVEDEPEIAAVLSEVLRSKYRVEVARDGAEGLARARAQRPDLVVMDVFLPKLDGLDAAMALKSSSDTANIPVILLSAHQGVAEKVRALNLGAVDYMSKPFNAVELLNRTDRALKLRQGEREQMEREKSQPALQRRTGSDPATGLHDRRGLLLRLEQELARSRRYLRALSLAVLRPDRPVESIPGNIADVMRKRVRHPDAISHLGGGVFVVVLPECNAEAARNVISRLLPDVEKVTDTEYRSAVADVSQDSDSVEKLLEKLGAPPPDEG; translated from the coding sequence ATGCAGGCGGAGCAGCGGGGACGCGTGCTGGTGGTGGCCGGGAAGGAATCCGGCGACGCCCTGATGGAGCGGCTGACGGCGAGCGGCTACCACTGCGCGACGGCCGAACGCGAGAGTGGCCTGGCGGAGCTGGCGGATGCGTTGCAGCCGGAGGTCGTCCTCCTGTCGGTGACGGCCAAGCGCGCTGGAGAGCTGCTGGAGTCCCTGCGTCGGGTGGAGCGCCTCCAGCGGTTGCCCGTGGTGGTGGACGTGGGCCGCTCGCGCTCGGCGGAGGCCTTCAAGCGCCTGGCGGTGGATGACTGGATTCGCGGCGCGGACGAAGTTGTTCCCCGCCTGGAGGCGGCGCTGCGGGCGGGCCGCCTGAAGGACCGCGAGGAGCGCGTCCGGCTGCGCATGGGCATGCTGCTGGAAATCACCCAGGCGGCGACCAGCTCGCTGGAGCTGGAGGAGATCCTCCGCATCGCGGTGGACAAGGTGGGGCGGGTCACCGGGACGGACCGGTGCTCGGTGGTGTTGGTGGAGGGCAGCCACGCCCGCACGGGCAAGGTGGTGGCGACGCAGGAGGACCCCAGCCTCGTCCAGCTCGACATCGAGGTGGCGCGCTATCCGGAGCTGCGCCGCGCGCTCGAGACGCGCGAGCCGGTGCTCATCGAGGAGGCGCAGCGGGATCCGCTGATGGCGGAGGTGCGCACCTCCATCGTGCCCCTGGGCGTGAAGTCCATCCTCGTCCAGCCGCTCATCTGCCAGGACGACCTGCTGGGCGCGCTGTTCCTGCGCGTCTCCCGCATGGATGCGTCGTTCGGCCGGGATGAGCAGGAGTTCACGCAGGCCGTGGCGGGCGTGCTGGCCAACTCCATCCGCAACGCGCGGCTGCACACCGCGGTGAAGAAGAAGCGCGAAGACCTGGAGATGGCCTACGTGGAGCGGTACCACGAGCTGCTCGAGGCCAACCGCCGGCTCAAGGAGCTCAACCGCCTCAAGGATGAAATCATCGCGGTGGTGAGCCACGACCTGCGCGCGCCGCTCCAGGTGCTCCTGGGCCATGGCCGCCTCCTGCTGGAAGGGCCGCTGGAGTCCCAGCAGAAGCAGTCCGCGGAGGCGATGATCCGCCAGGGCAAGAAGATCCTCGGACTGGTGGAGTCGCTCCTCGAGAAGGGCAAGGGCGAGGCCGCGCGGCTGTCCATCGAGCCTCGCGTGTTGGACGTAGCGCAGCTGTGCCGCGACGCCGTCAACGAGCTGGAGATCCTCGCCGCCGAGCGCAACGTGGTGCTCCGCGCGGACTGCCCCGACAGCCTGATGCTCATCGGCGACGAGGTGAAGCTGCACGAGGTGCTCCAGAACCTCATCACCAACGCCATCCACCACGCGCGCGCCGCGGGGGAGGTGGTGGTGTCCACGCGCCGCCTGGGCCGTCCGGACGGCGACGCCGCGAAGGTGACCGTGCAGGACGACGGCGTGGGCATTCCCCAGGACGAGCTGCACCTGGTGTTCGACCGCTACCGTCACGGAGGCAAGGGCACGGGGCTGGGGCTCGCCATCTGCAAGGAGTTCGTGGAGCTGCACGGCGGAGAGATCTGGGCGGAGAGCCCGCCGGAGCACGGCTGCCTCTTCGTCTTCACGCTGCCGCTGGCGCAGGAAGCGCCGCGCAATCCCCGCCCGCCCGTCGCCACGGCGACGCTCCACGAGCAGCCTCGCGTGCTGGTGGTGGAGGACGAGCCGGAGATCGCCGCCGTGCTGTCGGAGGTGCTGCGCTCGAAGTACCGCGTGGAGGTGGCGCGGGACGGCGCGGAGGGCCTGGCGCGTGCGCGTGCCCAGCGTCCGGACCTGGTGGTGATGGACGTGTTCCTGCCCAAGCTGGATGGGCTGGACGCGGCCATGGCGCTGAAGTCGTCGTCCGACACGGCGAACATCCCCGTCATCCTGCTGTCCGCGCACCAGGGCGTCGCGGAGAAGGTTCGCGCGCTCAACCTGGGCGCCGTGGACTACATGAGCAAGCCGTTCAACGCGGTGGAGCTGCTCAACCGCACGGACCGCGCGCTCAAGCTGCGACAGGGTGAGCGCGAGCAGATGGAGCGCGAGAAGTCCCAGCCGGCGCTCCAGCGGCGCACGGGCAGCGACCCGGCCACGGGACTTCATGACCGCCGGGGCCTCCTCCTGCGGCTGGAGCAGGAGCTGGCGCGCAGCCGGCGCTACCTCCGGGCCTTGAGCCTGGCGGTGCTGCGGCCGGATAGACCGGTGGAGTCGATTCCGGGCAACATCGCGGATGTCATGCGCAAGCGGGTACGGCACCCGGATGCCATCTCCCACCTGGGGGGCGGCGTCTTCGTGGTGGTCCTCCCGGAATGCAACGCGGAAGCGGCGCGCAACGTCATCAGCCGGCTCCTGCCGGATGTGGAAAAGGTGACGGACACCGAATACCGCTCGGCGGTGGCGGATGTGAGCCAGGACAGTGACTCGGTGGAGAAGCTGCTGGAGAAGCTGGGGGCACCGCCTCCCGATGAGGGCTGA
- a CDS encoding TlyA family RNA methyltransferase → MKPRKERVDVLVVERGLAESRTKAQALILAGQVVVNDQRVDKPGSLIPVEAELRLKGEVLPYVSRGGLKLKAAIDRFGLDVQGKIGADIGASTGGFTDCLLQHGVVRVHAIDVGYGQLHEKLRKDPRVRSRERVNARYLTGEDLPEKVGVVVIDVSFISLTQVLPSVLTFLEPGGLLAALVKPQFEVGPDRVGKGGVVKDPVARQDAIDTVTAFVREQGLTVRGVMDSPVPGPAGNVEALLVAERP, encoded by the coding sequence GTGAAGCCTCGCAAGGAGCGCGTGGACGTGCTGGTGGTGGAGCGCGGGCTCGCGGAGTCTCGCACCAAGGCGCAAGCGCTCATCCTCGCCGGACAAGTGGTGGTGAATGACCAGCGCGTGGACAAGCCCGGCTCCCTCATCCCGGTGGAGGCCGAGCTGCGCCTCAAGGGTGAGGTGCTGCCGTATGTCTCGCGCGGGGGGCTGAAGCTGAAGGCGGCCATCGACCGCTTCGGCTTGGACGTCCAGGGGAAGATTGGCGCGGACATCGGGGCGAGCACGGGCGGCTTCACCGACTGCCTGCTCCAGCACGGTGTGGTGCGTGTGCACGCCATCGACGTGGGGTACGGCCAGCTCCACGAGAAGCTGCGCAAGGACCCGCGAGTGCGCTCTCGTGAGCGCGTCAACGCGCGCTACCTGACGGGCGAGGACCTGCCGGAGAAGGTGGGCGTGGTGGTCATCGACGTGAGCTTCATCTCGCTCACGCAGGTGCTGCCCTCGGTGCTGACCTTCCTGGAGCCGGGGGGGCTGCTCGCCGCGCTGGTGAAGCCCCAGTTCGAAGTGGGACCGGACCGCGTGGGCAAGGGCGGCGTGGTGAAGGACCCCGTCGCGCGCCAGGACGCCATCGACACGGTGACGGCGTTCGTCCGCGAGCAGGGGCTCACCGTGCGCGGGGTGATGGACTCCCCCGTCCCCGGGCCCGCTGGCAACGTGGAAGCGCTCCTCGTCGCCGAGCGGCCCTGA
- a CDS encoding alpha/beta hydrolase, producing MARIDEGYFTSRDGTRLFWKTHLPDSEPRAHVAVVHGYGDHFGRYQYVTDALVADGFAVHGFDYRGHGRAEGRRAYCEKWPHYVDDLEVFWERVRGAAGGRKTFALAHSHGGLMAAHWAGARTVEGLSGLVLSGPYFKLAITPPAVKVMAARAAGALVPWLGIASGLKVEDLTRDPEVQRATKEDPLYLSIATPRWFIESTKAQAEAMLLAPKIQVPLFVLCGAEDGVAAPAAARVFFETAGSADKKFKEYPGMKHEPLNEVGRGEVFRDISGWISAHL from the coding sequence ATGGCTCGCATCGACGAGGGCTATTTCACCAGCAGGGATGGCACCCGGCTCTTCTGGAAGACCCATCTCCCGGACTCCGAGCCGCGCGCGCACGTCGCGGTGGTGCATGGCTACGGAGACCACTTCGGTCGCTACCAGTACGTGACGGACGCCCTCGTGGCGGACGGCTTCGCGGTCCACGGCTTCGACTACCGGGGCCACGGTCGCGCCGAGGGCCGCCGCGCCTACTGCGAGAAGTGGCCGCACTACGTCGACGACCTGGAGGTCTTCTGGGAGCGCGTGCGAGGCGCGGCCGGTGGACGCAAGACGTTCGCCCTGGCCCACAGCCACGGGGGCCTGATGGCCGCGCACTGGGCGGGAGCTCGCACCGTGGAGGGGCTGTCCGGACTGGTGCTGTCGGGGCCGTACTTCAAGCTGGCGATCACGCCCCCCGCGGTGAAGGTGATGGCGGCGCGCGCGGCGGGAGCGCTGGTGCCCTGGCTGGGCATCGCCTCCGGCCTCAAGGTCGAGGACCTGACGCGCGACCCCGAGGTCCAGCGCGCCACGAAGGAAGACCCGCTCTACCTGTCCATCGCGACGCCGCGCTGGTTCATCGAGTCCACCAAGGCGCAGGCGGAGGCGATGTTGCTGGCGCCGAAGATTCAAGTCCCGCTGTTCGTGCTCTGCGGCGCGGAGGACGGGGTCGCGGCTCCAGCGGCGGCGCGGGTGTTCTTCGAGACGGCGGGCTCGGCGGACAAGAAGTTCAAGGAGTACCCGGGCATGAAGCACGAGCCGCTCAACGAGGTGGGGCGCGGTGAAGTGTTCCGGGATATCTCCGGCTGGATCTCCGCGCATCTCTGA
- a CDS encoding response regulator, which yields MSKPKITIVDDDRDTRELLATALEDEGFEVTLAANGLRLIASLQLHRPQAILLDVNMSWIDGFELCKAVKKNEHFRDIPIIFISGRGDSEDKRRGREVGAADYFVKPLDTDKLVRRIRELVASPAS from the coding sequence ATGTCGAAGCCGAAAATCACCATTGTCGACGATGACCGCGACACGCGGGAGCTGCTCGCGACGGCCCTGGAGGACGAGGGCTTCGAGGTGACGCTCGCGGCCAACGGACTGCGGCTGATTGCCTCGCTGCAGCTCCACCGCCCGCAGGCCATCCTCCTGGACGTCAACATGTCCTGGATTGATGGCTTCGAGCTGTGCAAAGCGGTGAAGAAGAACGAGCATTTCCGGGACATCCCCATCATCTTCATCAGCGGACGGGGCGACTCGGAGGACAAGCGTCGGGGCCGGGAAGTTGGCGCCGCGGACTACTTCGTCAAGCCCCTGGATACGGACAAGCTCGTCCGCCGCATTCGCGAGCTGGTGGCATCACCGGCTTCGTAG
- the xseB gene encoding exodeoxyribonuclease VII small subunit: MAKADKASKSDKTAETEVPGQYGDVVTRLEETVGRLESGNLSLEDSLKAFEEGIRLVRRGEKLLTEAEQRIEQLLQDEDGTDVVAPLSVAARPAAPAPAAPRAPAPRPPPEDDVPF, from the coding sequence GTGGCGAAGGCGGACAAGGCGTCCAAGTCGGACAAGACAGCGGAGACCGAGGTTCCTGGCCAGTATGGGGACGTCGTGACCCGTCTCGAGGAGACGGTGGGCCGGCTGGAGAGCGGCAACCTGTCGCTGGAGGACTCGCTCAAGGCGTTCGAGGAGGGCATCCGGCTGGTACGCCGGGGTGAGAAGCTGCTCACCGAGGCGGAGCAACGCATCGAGCAGCTCCTCCAGGACGAGGATGGAACGGACGTGGTGGCGCCGCTGTCGGTGGCGGCCCGTCCCGCGGCTCCTGCTCCGGCGGCCCCTCGTGCGCCCGCACCTCGGCCTCCTCCCGAGGATGACGTTCCGTTCTAG
- a CDS encoding tetratricopeptide repeat protein — protein MRSSRLLAFLLLAALWAPGAVAAAPSPRRPRVDREAMREAMDAAASDEGAFSSSASYTQFLRARLSHHAGNHRAAVDSLRLALATNDGHPLLLTRLAEEYARLGDLDKAERELRRAVERAPAYYPAHVLLGRVLLESGRFTRARLHLRRAMALKPREPEAYLVLAQLYLETGSVAEAVRVVDSLARALPGEASGYRRLGLALAERGDILRAERLLKEAATRDPGDVEVLGTLAKLYEETGRPARSEETLARALEREPDSEEVLLAAGRSALKAGSLVRARAYLDRLLSLSHEPETAVRVAFIYLSGREPDAAVEVLAAARASNGQEPRLAYYSGLVREKMRRFADAAEDFAAVPEGSDVFADARVRRARCLSLAGQHSPALSLLRAAFQAAPEDLEVRAQYARALERGGAPARAESLLKEGLSRGVSASLYDALAGTLHRQGRGGEAVALLSDAVTRTPRDQALLYVLGAACERHGDLAGAQARMRAVLAVEPDHASALNFLGYLLAQSGKDLDEAERLVLRALELRPDDGAFLDSLGWVYFRRGDYPRAVEALERAVSQAPDEPVILEHLGDAYQRASRGEEAAGVWRRALEVLALDPESAEPLGQRETLERKLKALSMGAAGR, from the coding sequence GTGCGCTCCTCCCGTCTCCTCGCCTTCCTCCTGCTCGCCGCCCTGTGGGCGCCTGGGGCCGTCGCGGCGGCGCCCTCGCCCCGGCGTCCGCGCGTGGACCGGGAGGCCATGCGGGAGGCGATGGACGCGGCGGCTTCGGACGAGGGGGCCTTCTCCTCCTCGGCCAGCTACACCCAGTTCCTGCGTGCCCGGCTGTCACACCACGCGGGGAACCACCGGGCCGCGGTGGATTCGCTGCGGTTGGCGCTGGCCACCAACGATGGCCACCCGCTGCTGCTCACCCGGTTGGCGGAGGAGTACGCGCGGCTGGGGGACCTGGACAAGGCGGAGCGCGAGCTGCGTCGCGCCGTGGAGCGTGCTCCCGCGTACTACCCGGCGCACGTCCTGTTGGGCCGCGTCCTCCTGGAGTCGGGCCGCTTCACCCGGGCCCGGCTGCACCTGCGGCGGGCCATGGCGCTCAAGCCCCGCGAGCCCGAAGCCTACCTGGTGCTCGCGCAGCTCTACCTGGAGACCGGCTCCGTGGCGGAGGCCGTGCGGGTGGTGGACTCCCTGGCCCGAGCCCTTCCCGGAGAAGCGTCGGGCTACCGCCGGCTGGGCCTGGCCCTGGCCGAGCGCGGCGACATCCTCCGCGCGGAGCGGCTGCTGAAGGAGGCCGCCACCAGGGACCCTGGCGACGTGGAGGTGCTGGGGACCTTGGCGAAGCTGTACGAGGAGACGGGCCGTCCGGCGCGCTCGGAGGAGACGCTGGCGCGAGCCTTGGAGCGTGAGCCGGACAGCGAGGAGGTGCTGCTGGCGGCGGGGCGCTCGGCGCTGAAGGCGGGCTCGCTGGTGCGGGCCCGCGCGTATCTGGACCGGCTCCTCTCGCTGTCGCACGAGCCGGAGACGGCGGTCCGGGTGGCCTTCATCTACCTGTCCGGGCGCGAGCCCGATGCCGCGGTGGAGGTGCTGGCGGCGGCTCGGGCCTCGAATGGCCAGGAGCCTCGGCTGGCGTACTACTCGGGCCTGGTGCGCGAGAAGATGCGGCGCTTCGCGGACGCGGCGGAGGACTTCGCCGCGGTGCCGGAGGGCTCGGACGTCTTCGCGGATGCCCGGGTGCGTCGTGCCCGGTGCTTGTCGCTGGCGGGGCAGCACTCCCCGGCCTTGTCGCTCCTGCGGGCCGCGTTCCAGGCCGCTCCGGAAGACCTGGAGGTGCGTGCCCAGTACGCCCGCGCCCTCGAGCGAGGAGGCGCTCCCGCCCGCGCCGAGTCCCTGCTGAAGGAGGGCCTGTCCCGAGGTGTCTCGGCCTCGCTGTACGACGCGCTCGCGGGCACGTTGCATCGTCAGGGGAGGGGAGGCGAGGCGGTCGCGCTGCTGAGCGACGCCGTGACTCGGACGCCTCGGGACCAGGCCCTGCTCTACGTGCTGGGCGCGGCCTGCGAGCGCCACGGAGACCTTGCGGGGGCCCAGGCGCGCATGCGGGCCGTGCTCGCGGTGGAGCCGGACCACGCCTCCGCCCTCAACTTCCTGGGCTACCTCCTGGCGCAGTCGGGCAAGGACCTGGACGAGGCCGAGCGGCTGGTGCTTCGCGCGCTGGAGCTGCGCCCCGATGACGGCGCCTTCCTGGATTCCCTCGGATGGGTCTACTTCCGGCGAGGGGACTATCCTCGAGCCGTGGAGGCGCTGGAGCGCGCGGTGTCGCAGGCTCCGGACGAGCCCGTCATCCTCGAGCACCTGGGGGATGCCTATCAGCGCGCCTCCCGAGGAGAGGAGGCCGCCGGAGTCTGGCGCCGGGCGCTGGAGGTGCTGGCGTTGGATCCCGAGTCGGCCGAGCCCCTGGGGCAGCGGGAGACGCTGGAGCGCAAGCTCAAGGCGCTATCCATGGGTGCGGCGGGCCGCTAA